The sequence TCGGAAACCGCTTGGGGAAGAACCGGTGAGCCTAGCTCGGAATTAAAAATACTGTTCTTGCCTTGCAATTATAGCCGCAATTTAATTTCCTGCTTCCTATATATGCAAAGTTCAGAACACATATACCACCATTTGCTCCGACTATCCTGCTGAGGGAGGATTGAGGAAGCTTGCCGAGAGATGGAAACTATGGTGGCCAGTGTCTTCAAGGGGGTGTTGAGCCCCCTCCTAGCCAATCTGACCACGCTGACGGGGGACGAGTTCAAGAAGCTCAAAGGGGTCAGGAAGCAAGCGTCGTTCCTCAACCATGAGCTCAGCAACATGAATGCTTTCCTCGAGACCCTGGATCTTGCGCAGAGGTGTTCGGCCGAAGTCAATCCTTGCGCCGCGGGCTCGACGTGTGCGCGGAGGAGCGCGACTGGCTACGGGCAGCGGCACAGGAGATTTGCGCCTGGGTCCTAGGTGCTCCGCCGTCTGGTCCTCTACGAGACGATCTGCAGAAGGTCCCAGGGGAGCTGACCGCGCTGACGGCTCTAGCAGCTTATCACGGTGCTTCGTCCACGCTGAGAGCCGTGGTGTCGTGCCATCCGGAGCTGGACTTGGGGAGCCTTTGCGGCGAGTCCTCTATCGGGCGAGCGTACGATGATGCCCTCGTGCTGGCGAGAAAGCTGGAACGCATTGCCGCTACGATAGCTCAAGGCCTGCCCTTTGTGGCGGTGAGGGACGTTCGCCGTGTAGAGCGGGAGCTGGAGGTAGATGCTGGTGCTGCTGGAGCCAGGGCGAGCGCGTCGTCGGCTGCCGGGCTGGTTGCTCCTTCCTCAGGCATGGATCCGACGGTGCACAAATAAACAACTTGTGTTAGTTTCTGATTTGTGTGGGGCAAAGATTAAAGGAAAAGACAACTCGCATCTTTGAGCTAAGCAACTTTTGTTTTTCCGAATGTGTTCCATTGTTTGCGTGTTCTAATTGCTCGTGAATGTTTCTTTCGAAACAGCGTGCTGATCGTAGGTTGCAATGTGTAGCACGGGGCTGGCCCAGAGGTGTCAGTCGCTAGTTCACCGTAGACCGTTACACGGATTCGATTGATTGGGTAGTTTGGGAGAGACATTTGAGCAGAGTAGAAACGCAACACAGCAGAAAAAAGTTTTTGCATTAAGTGATGAGTGGAGTGGTGCGAGCGTGTTTCGCAGTCCATCCCTGTGGGGCCCCCGAGCGCCTTGGTCTGAGAGAATTCAGATCAAGGGGCTAAAGAGGTAGAATTTGCGAGACGTGGACACGTCGAATACTATGGTCTGGCCCCCCGAGTGCCTCGAGCCAAGATAGCTTGGGTCGAGGTGCTGGAAGCAGCGTAAGTGTGAATCGTAAAGAAAAATGACAGGTCAAAGACCGTGGTCTGGCCCCCGAGTGCCCCGAGTCAAGAAAGCTTGGGTCGAGGTACTGGAAGCGTCGTTTGTGCAAGCCACAATAGAAAAAAGACATGTCAAAGACCGTGGTCTGGCCCCCGAGCGCCCCGAACAAAGAAAACTTGGGTTGGGGTGCTGGAACCGCCGTTTGTGCAGgtcgcaaaagaaaaaagataggTCATAGACCGTGGTCTTGCCCCCGAGCGCTCCGGGCTGAGTGTGGTTGGGTCGGGGCGCTGGAGAGAGCCGGTGTGCTGCACGTGAAAGAAAAAAGGACAGGTGTCTGGCCCCCGAGCACTCCGGGCCGAGCATGGTCGGGTCGGGGCGCTGGGGATAGCCGGTGTGCGTTCCTATGGAAAGAAATGACGTAATTGCTCGATATTCCAAGTATTGGTCAGAGTGTTACCACTAGAGTATTTCAATCTGTAGGTGCCGGGGCGTATTACTTCCGCGATCGTGTAAAGTCCCTCCCATGGCGGCCAGAGCTTGTGTTTGTCCTTTGTTGATAGTACGCAGCGCAGCACCAGGTCCCCGACTTGCAGTGTCCTTTCTCGTATCCTTCTCTCGTGATGCCTGCGCAAAGTTTGTTGATAGCGGGCTGAACGATTTAGGGTTGTTAGTTGGGCTTCTTCTAGTAAATCCATGGCATCCCTTTGGGCTTCAGCTGCCGAGCCCAAGTCAAAAGCCTTGACTCTGGGTGCACCGTAGTCCAGGTTGGAAGGGAGCACTACCTCGGATCCGTATATTAGGAAGAACGGGGTCAACCCCGTGGAGTGATTGGGAGTGGTGCGCAAGCTCCAGAGTACAGCTGGTAGTTCCTCGAACCGACGGGCGGCGAATTTCTTGAGCTGGTAAAAAATTCACGGTTTGACTCCTTGCAGGATTAAGCCGTTTGCTCTTTCCACTTGACCATTTGTGCGCGGGTGTCCGACCAGGCCCAGTCGATTCGGATCCCGTATCCTTCTGCAATGTCTTGAAAGAATTTGCCCGTGAAGTTTCTTccattgtcggtgatgatggaATTCGGCACACCGAATCGGTAGACGATGTCAAGGAAAAATTTAACGGCTTCCTTTGAGTCGATCGTGGCGATTGGTTTGGACTCTATCCATTTGGTGAATTTGTCTACCGCAACAAGTAGGTCAGTGAATCCTCCCGGCACCTTCTGCTGTGGTCTGACCATATCCAGACCTCACACCGCGAATGGCCACATGATGGATTGTTTGCAGGGCCTGAGCCGGCAGGTGTGTTTGTTTggcgtagaactggcagccCTTGCATGCGCGGACGATTTCTTCCGCGTTGCGTAGGGTTGTAGACCAGTAAAAGCCCTGTCGGAAGGCTTTTCTGACCAAGGATCGTGGTGCTGCATGGTGTCTGCAAATCCCCGAGTGTATCTCAAGAAGGAGCTCCCTGCCCTGGGCAATGGAGATGCACTTCATGAGAACACCCGTTTTTGATGGACTGCACTTGTAAAGTTTGCTATCAATTACGGCGAATGTTTTTGCACGCCTTGCAATTTGGCGAGCTGCATTCTGGTCATCAGGGAGGACTTCCCTGAGGAGGTATGATAGCAGGTCCGCTCTCCAATCCACATTGTCTGCCTGGTCGGGGTTAGGCTGGTCGCGGGGTGGGTCGGTTGGGGCGAGCTCTGCTTTTCCTATAGGGGTCTTGTTCACTAACGGCGGCTTCTCTCGCATTGACAGTGTGTTCAAATCGCTGGGGACCAGCTTGCGCTCGGCGGCCATTTTTGcgagggcgtcggcgtcggagtTGTCCTTTCGCGAGATGTGATGGAGCTCTAAGCCCCAAAATTTTCCTTCCAGCTTTCGGACCTCCTAGCAGTACACATCCATGAGAGGGCTCTCGCAATTGGAGTCCTTCATGACCTGGTCGACCACCAGTTTCGAGTCGCCGTATACATAGAGGCGGGTCGCTCCGAGGTCGACCTCAATCCGGAGCCCGTTGACCAGCGCTTCATACTCGGCAACATTGTTGGATGCAGGGAAGTGGATGCGATCCACATACTGGAATTTTTCTCCTTCCGGGGAGACCAGTACCACCCCGGCCCCCGCGCCGGGTCCCATGACTGACCCGTCAAAATAAAGGGTCCAGTACTCGTGTGCGATTTCTGAGGTTGGGGATTGGGCCTCGGTCCATTCGGCGATGAAATCGGCCAGGGCCTGAGACTTTATCGCCGTGCGTGGCACGAATTTGATGTCATAACCCATGAGTTTGACTGCCCATTTGGAGATTCGTCCCACTGCGTCacggttgcggactatctcgcCGAGTGGGAACGTGGTGACGACTAACACTTCGTGTTCAGTGAAATAATGCTGCAACTTTTTGGTCGCCATGACGACCGCGTAAAGGAGTTTGTGTCTGAGGGTAATGTGACTTTGTGTCAGTTAGCACCTCACTGACAAAGTACAGGGGGAGTTGAACTTTCAGCGTGTGCCCCGGTTCCTCCCTTTCTACTACTAAGGCAGCGCTGACCACGTGGTTAGTGGCGGCCAAGTAGAGCAGGGGGGGGGGTTCTCGGGGATTTGGCGCGACAAGCACCGGAGCGGAAGACAGAAGGGCTTTTAGCCTATCGAGGGCCGTCTGTGCCTCCTCTGTCCAGACAAAGGTGTTCGACTTCTTGAAGAATTTGTACAGTGGCAGTCCTCGCTCGCCTAGTCGGGCGATGAACATTGTAAGAGCCGCTAGGCATCCGGTTAGCCTTTGCATGCCCTTAACGCCGTGGATGGGGCCCATGTTGGTGATGGCCGTGATCTTGTCATGGTTGGCTTCGATGTCGCGCTCGGACACCATGTATCCTAGGAGTTTGCCTTTTGGGACCCCGAACATGCACTTCTCTGGATTCAACTTGATGTTGAACCTTCTGAGGTTAGCGAAAGTGGAGGTTAGGGTGCCGACCAGGTCATCCGCGCGTGGGGTCTTGACAACTATGTTGTCATTGTAGACCGCGACCGTTAGCCGAGGCAGCTCTGCTCGGTCGGGGACCACCGGCGGGTTGATCTGGTCAGAAAAGCAGGCCTGCATGCAACGCTAGTATGTTGCACATGCGTTTTTGAGCCCGAACGGCATGGTAACATAACAGTATGAGCCGAACGGAGTGATGAAAGATGTCGTGAGCTGGTCGGATTCTTTCATCGCTATCTGGTGATAGCTCGAGTAAGCATCTAGGAAAGATAGGATCTCACACCTAGAAGTGGAGTCGACTATTTTGTCTATCCAAGGCAATGGAAAAGGGTCTTTGGGGCACGCCTTGTTCAGGCTGGTGTAATCAATACACATCCTTCATTGACCATTCTTCTATTTTACAAGGATTGGGTTGGAAAGCCAATCGGAGTGGTACACTTTTTTTATGAAGCCTGCAGCTAAGAGCTTAACTATTTCCTCTCCTATGGCCCTATGCCTCTCATCATCGAAGCGACGCAGTCGTTGCTGGACGGGCTTGGACCCTAGCAAAATGCGGAGCTcatgctcggcgacctcccttgggATGTTCGGCATGTCGAACGGCTTCCATGCAAAAGTGTCcttgttggcgcggaggaagtcgaTGAGCGCGAGTTCCTATTTGGTCGACAGCTGAGCCCCAACTCGGACGGTCTTGGTCGAGTCCTCAACGTCGATGGCGATCGGCTTGATTTCTTCAGTAGGGACGAAGGTAGGAGCTTGCCGGGGTCGGGGCGGCACTCCTCAACGGTCGTGCGGAGCTGATTGAGCTCTGCCAAGTTCGCCGCTGTCACCGTGAGGTCGAATTGTTTGCGGCTGCTGACGTAAGCCTGCTCAAAAGAACCGCTCACGGTGGTGACGCCGCTCGGGCCcggcatcttgagcttgaggtaggtgtagttggggactgccatgaacttggcgtacgCTGGGCGTCCCAAGATGGCATGGTATGACCCCTTCCAATCCACCACCTGAAAGGTGAGGGTCTCGATGCGGAAGTTGTCTTTGTTGCCGAATGTGACCGGCAAGTCAAGGTTCCTGAGTGGGTAGGCTTTCGTGCCTGGAAGGATGCCATAGAATGGGAAGAGGGAAGTCCACAGGCAGGCCCGCAGAATCCCCATGGCATCGAGCATGTCGATGTAGAGGATGTTGAGACTACTAcctccatccatgagcaccttggacagACGCATGTTGCTAACAATCgggtcgacaacaagcgggtAGCTTCCCGGTCGGGGAATGCTGACCAGATGGTCGGCCTGGTCGAAAATGATGGGCATGGATGCCCACTTCAACTTTCGCGGGACAGCACTTCCCGCGGAGCAGACTTCGCGGAGTCGCACCTTGTGTTGCCGCTTGGTGCAGTCGTCGTCTAGCCCACCGATAATGACGAGGCAGCGGTCGATGTTGGGGAACATTTCCCTAGCCGGTTTCTCCTTCTCCTCATTAGTGGGAGGCTACTTGTCGCGTCCCGCGCCCCCGGGCTTGCCGGTCTTGAGCAGGAGATGTTTCATGAGGTCGCAGTCCTTGAACTTGTGCTTTACTAGGTAGCCGTGGTTGGTACATGTCATTTCTAGTAGTTGGTCGAAGTGGTCGGTCCTGGGGGGACGCCTCTACAGCCGTTCGGCTGCCGCGCCCTCGTTGCCTGCCGGCGGTCGGCAGTTTCTCTTGTTTTTCTCCCCCTCGAGGGGCACGGAGGGCTCGCCGGAGCTTTCTCTTTTCGCCTTCACCGCGGATTGATCCTGAACAAAGACGGCTCTGACGGCCTTCTCCTCGGAGGCGTGGTTGGTCGTGATGTCTAGAAGTTCGCAAGTGGTGCGCGGCTTCTGGCACCCCAACTTGTGAACCAACGTCTTGCAAGAAGTCCCGGTAAGGAACGCGCTGATCACGTCGGCGTCGACAACGTCGGGGAGGGAGTTGCACTACTTTGAGAAACACCAGATGTAGTCCCGGAGAGACTCGCCTGGTTCCTGCTTGTAGttcttgaggtcccaggagttgtCCGGGCGGACGTACGTGCCTTGGAAGTTTCCAATGAAGACCTTTCGGAGCTCCGCCCAGCTGCCGATCGTGTCGGCGGGCAAGAACTCGAGCCAGGCACGAACGTTCTCCCCCAGGCAAATTGGGAGGTACTGGATGACGAAGTTTTCATCATCAACTACCCCGGCCTAGCATGCCAGCCGGTAATCCTCCAGCCATATGCCAGAGTTCGTTTCCCCGGTGTACATTATGACATTCACTGGCGGCCGAAACCGCTTGGGAAAACGCGCCCTgtgtgtaggaatatggggtagcaaaaacaaaaattttctaccgcataaaccaggattactgcagtcatagatcacgggattaccactagacacgCGGTtgtggaacttctgtagcgcgtcaaTGTAgtacagatggaagccggcagtgcagttgcgtgaaccacctcacgaacggctcgttcttatgcagcaagcgcagcacctccacgaagtccacacgtacaagaagaagcttcgcactccggattgctagatccgcgagaacgaACTAGGGCTAGATGCAGGAGGAAGCGAAGCAGTGAGGTGGTACTGTAGCGGCTGTGGTACTGTTCACATGAACAGTGCCCCGCCCCTGTATTTATAGCCCCTTTGGGTGCCCCTTAGGTGGTTTTccatgggccccaccttagGCATCCCCTAATGGGCCAACTGAAgcccattagtgcatctaagcccagtctaatttggatctcatcctcattaggcttctgacccttaagtgtgtgaccctatgggctcacacatgaatagacatggcccagtactcctactggccaatagttgatagcggtctctagcaagacgtgtcaactcctaagcacgctcgaatcatatctgtcgagccgtcacaatcttatacatgttgttccctttgcctcatgatatttggtcttgcttgaagccgaccactctttctcgatcctgtgattcagaATACTTGgataactcttaaccccagcttGGCCATGCATtccctgatccgaatcactcgagggccccagagatatctctctcttgtagagagggacAAATCACAttttgaccgactatgtctcacaacatgcttcttgacagacccgaaagccacctttacgactaccctgttacggtgcagcgtttgatggctcctaagtaagtcggttcacatcttgagtacatacgacgatctcaggtcttaggacacaacgtacatattgtgtaataagaagtcatcatctcgtgttgggtcagttcagtctcatgtctcacatgagcccacattattagtttgacatccccatgtccatgacttgtgaaacgtagtcaatcaacgaATACAtatgctagtctaatattcatgtgtgtcctcacataaactccgactaggaagattttagaatattcatacaagtatagagtttcacaaatatttcacataagcattaatcaatacaagttgtcatccatgaatattcaagatacattttattaatcatgaatacaagaaaatatgattgcctctagggcatatttccaacagtctcccacttgcactagagtcaatctagaatgtatctaatacccattgctcttgtgtgcctctcatgcttggactgtggaaggggttttgtcaacggatctgaaataTTTAGGTCCGTGtatattttgcatatcttgatctcaccacgatcgatgaactctcgaatgagatgaattcgccgcataacgtgtttgctcttctggtgattccttggctccttggcttGTGCAATAGCTCTGCTGTTGTCACAGAAGAGATCCAGCGGACTTGAGGCATTAGGAACTTACTTATCCAAACAGTTTCctttgcagcttccgaagctgcgatgtactcggcttctgttgtaaaatcggccaccgtctcctgcttgaaactcttccagctaacagcaccaccatttattgtgaacacgtaacctgattgggactttgaatcatctttaTCAGTCTGGaagctagcatcggtgtaacccgttacaacgagctcttcttcacctccatagaccaaaaacacattcttagttcttcttaagtacttaagattgttcttcacagctgtccagtgactctcaACCGGATCAGACTGGTATCTGGTTGTAAcgcttagagcataagaaacatctggacgggtacttatcattgcatacataatagatccaattaccgaagcatatggaactttgctcatgcgatCCCGCTCATCGGTTGTCGTaggacactgactcttgctaagatgtatgccatgtgacataggcaagaaccctttcttcgcctcttccatgttgaaccaTTTCAACATTTTTTCAATATAAGTATcctggcttaatcctataagcctccttgatctatctctatagatcttgatgcccagtatgtatgttgcttctcctaaatccttcatcaaaaaactatttttcaatgaagtctttacggacttaagcataggaatattattttCAATCaacagtatgtcatctacatacaggattagaaatgcaacataGCCCCCACTtttcttcttgtaaacacaagcttcttcttcgtttttaatgaagccaaaccctttgactacttcatcaaaacgaatattccaactccgagatgcttgctttaatccataaatggatttttgaagcttgcatatgtttccagcattggtcggatcAACAAAACCCTCGGGCAGAATCATATACACGTCTTCggtcagatttccattaaggaaagctattttgacatccatctgccatatttcataattaaaatatgcagcaatagttagaataatccgaacagatttaagTATCACCACGGGCGAgaaagtctcgtcgtagtcaactccttgaacttgccgaaaaccttttgcgacaagtcgagctttatagatgtgaacatttccatccatatctttcttcttcttatagatccatttacactcgatggttctcacaccattagacgggtctatcaagttccaaacttgattttccttcatggtTTCTATTTCAGATTTCAGGGCATCTTGCCATTTCTCAGAGTCAGGGTCTGCAATCGCCTCTGCATATGttgcaggctcatcattgtctaacaataataattcctgcactgcgcggagccttgctgaccttcgtggttgcggaggtgcttctgttgccataggcatctcaacttgttcagctacattagcgtcacttgtagagtctcGTCCTATtagctcatctcgaacttcttcgagttgtACCGTTCTTTcacttttctctcctttaagaaactctttctctaggaaaactccattccgagcgacaaacactttgccctcagatcgattgtagaagtaataccctaaggtctcctttgggtatcccacgaatatgcacttatccgatttgggtgcaagcttgtcagactggagtcATTTGACAAATCcttcacaaccccaaatctTCAGAAAAGACAAATTGGGACTCTTTCCGGTCcacatctcatatggtgtcttgacTACGGATTTAGACGGTACCCTGTTTAATGTGAAAGCTGCttttctagagcgtaaccccaaaacaAAAATGGTAGGTCCGACTGGCTtatcattgatcgaaccatgtccaacagagtATGATTACGTCGCTCAGACACACCGTTTCTctgaggtgttccaggcggcGTAAGTTGTAGAATAATTCCGCAACTCTTTATATGACTGCTAAACTAGTGGCTCAGATATTCGCCTCCACAATCAGATCGTaaagctttaattttcttgccacattgattttcaacttcactctGCAAttttttgaacttttcaaaagtttcagacttatgcttcatcaagtagacatagccatatctactcaagtcatcagtgaaagttatgaagtattggaatccatCTGTAGCcgtcgagctcattggtccacatacatcagtatgtatgagttccagtaagtccgatgctctctctggaaaacctgtgaatgacgtcttggtcatcttgtctagtatgactcaaaatcaaacgaagttagaagtccatccgaatggagcttcttcatgcgtttctcacttatatgaccgagacgacaatgccacatgtaggtaggattcaaatcagcaagccgaggccttttagcattatattacagataggtgaatcatcaagatttaaaacaaatagcccattcacaatggacacaaaagccacaaacatattattcttagagatagcacaaccattgttttcactcgcaaaagaataaccatccttcatca comes from Panicum virgatum strain AP13 chromosome 4K, P.virgatum_v5, whole genome shotgun sequence and encodes:
- the LOC120701990 gene encoding uncharacterized protein LOC120701990, with product MAAERKLVPSDLNTLSMREKPPLVNKTPIGKAELAPTDPPRDQPNPDQADNVDWRADLLSYLLREVLPDDQNAARQIARRAKTFAVIDSKLYKCSPSKTGVLMKCISIAQGRELLLEIHSGICRHHAAPRSLVRKAFRQGFYWSTTLRNAEEIVRACKGCQFYAKQTHLPAQALQTIHHVAIRGVRSGYGQTTAEGAGRIH